A single window of Salminus brasiliensis chromosome 18, fSalBra1.hap2, whole genome shotgun sequence DNA harbors:
- the rpl17 gene encoding large ribosomal subunit protein uL22: MVRYSLDPENPTKSCKSRGSNLRVHFKNTRETAQAIKGMHIRKASKYLKDVVVKHQCVPFRRYNGGVGRCAQAKQHNWTQGRWPKKSAEFLLHMLKNAESNAELKGLDVDSLVIEHIQVNKAPKMRRRTYRAHGRINPYMSSPCHIEMILTEKEQIVPKPEEEVAQKKKVSQKKLKKQKLMARE; encoded by the exons ATGGTCCGCTACTCGCTCGACCCCGAGAACCCGACTAAGT CATGCAAGTCGAGGGGCTCCAACCTCCGTGTTCACTTCAAG AACACTCGTGAGACTGCCCAGGCCATCAAAGGCATGCACATCCGCAAGGCCTCCAAGTACCTGAAGGATGTTGTGGTCAAGCACCAGTGTGTCCCCTTCCGTCGTTACAATGGTGGTGTTGGTCGTTGTGCCCAG GCCAAGCAGCATAACTGGACCCAGGGACGTTGGCCCAAGAAAAGCGCAGAGTTCCTCCTTCACATGCTGAAGAATGCTGAGAGTAATGCTGAGCTTAAG GGTTTGGATGTGGATTCTCTGGTGATCGAGCACATCCAGGTGAACAAAGCCCCCAAGATGCGCAGGCGTACTTATCGTGCTCATGGACGCATCAACCCTTACATGAGCTCCCCATGCCATATTGAGATGATCCTCACTGAGAAGGAGCAGATTGTTCCCAAACCTGAGGAGGAGGTTGCCCAGAAGAAAAAg GTTTCCCAGAAGAAGCTGAAAAAGCAGAAACTTATGGCTCgggagtaa
- the nkx6.1 gene encoding homeobox protein Nkx-6.1 — protein MLAVGQMDGSRQSSFLLGPPPLAALHTMTELKAPLYPSYPLPSSSSSSSASPTSASPNPGGLPASSPGSKTPTGPPSAAQCGIATPHGINDILSRPCVVSTTPSSSSTGPAASSPAGLLSGLPRFSSLSPPPPPGLYFSPGAAAAAAAVAVGRYPKPLTELPPRTPIFWPGVVQSPHWRDARFTCSPHQNSVLLDKDGKRKHTRPTFSGQQIFALEKTFEQTKYLAGPERARLAYSLGMTESQVKVWFQNRRTKWRKRHAAEMASAKKKQDSETERLKGASENEEDDDDYNKPLDPNSDDEKITQLLKKHKANPALLLHTPDSEGS, from the exons ATGCTCGCCGTGGGTCAGATGGACGGGTCCCGTCAGAGCTCCTTCCTTCTCGGCCCTCCTCCCCTGGCCGCCCTGCACACCATGACCGAGCTGAAGGCGCCGCTGTACCCCTCCTACCCGCTGccctcttcctcatcctcctcctcagcctcccCCACCTCGGCCTCCCCAAACCCGGGCGGCCTCCCTGCCTCCTCTCCGGGTTCTAAGACACCAACGGGACCCCCGTCAGCCGCTCAGTGCGGAATTGCCACCCCACACGGGATAAACGACATCCTCAGCCGTCCCTGCGTGGTCTCCACCACGCCCTCCTCTTCTTCAACGGGGCCAGCAGCTTCCTCTCCGGCCGGCCTGCTCTCCGGACTGCCCCGCTTCAGCAGCCTGAGCCCTCCTCCACCCCCCGGCCTTTACTTCAGCCCCggagcggcggcggcggcagcagcggTGGCTGTGGGTCGCTACCCCAAACCTTTGACCGAGCTGCCCCCAAGGACCCCCATCTTCTGGCCCGGGGTGGTCCAGAGTCCCCACTGGAGGGATGCCAGGTTCACATGCTCACCCC ATCAGAACTCAGTGCTGCTGGATAAGGACGGGAAGAGGAAACACACTCGACCGACGTTTTCAGGACAGCAGATTTTCGCCCTGGAAAAGACTTTTGAACAGACCAAGTATTTAGCAGGACCGGAGCGCGCGCGCCTGGCCTACTCTTTAGGAATGACCGAGAGCCAGGTGAAG gTCTGGTTTCAGAACCGCAGGACGAAGTGGAGAAAGCGGCACGCAGCAGAAATGGCTTCCGCTAAGAAGAAGCAGGATTCGGAGACAGAGAGGCTGAAGGGAGCCTCAGAGAACGAGGAGGATGACGATGATTACAACAAGCCTTTAGACCCGAACTCAGACGACGAGAAGATCACACAGCTGCTGAAGAAACACAAAGCTAACCCGGCGCTGCTGCTGCACACGCCGGACAGCGAGGGCTCGTAG